One genomic window of Numida meleagris isolate 19003 breed g44 Domestic line chromosome 1, NumMel1.0, whole genome shotgun sequence includes the following:
- the ZBTB11 gene encoding zinc finger and BTB domain-containing protein 11 isoform X2: MMAELRNCILKQVKDYIKECSKCQEKLDRSRSLSDPSEMLEELGLDVKSHEDSNETDDEVSNAASIPAASPKPVKKKPIAKHELVFVDSKGLVKQSSSKHCLSVLNQLNQQRLSNQFCDVTLLIEGEEYKAHKSVLAANSEYFRELFIEKGAVSSHEAVVDLSGFCKSSFLPLLEFAYTSELTFDFCSMAELAMLARHLLMSEVLEICENVHKQMEDKQITVYQKGDIQTVDSTQNLAEQTAVEMPHVDSAEQPLPVKLAASKVAAAVNGAASSVEPEEEAEHQPGILPPGPVEASPDDLSKPVEQSKAIENGVKMQLVESISDSPMSARHPEPSVVEAMDTESPLEKETDENGSCKVNAETISEDSSEMLKEKRDRQSREQSLSASPPESLASSQDDTYKSKLRQRSVSEGGYIRLHKGIEKKLQNRKTNPKSAIQQVAMKLVQRGKKMKQPKRETAENNEVEAQHKCTECGMVFQRRYALIMHTLKHERSKEFKCPLCKKEFQYGASLRAHLVRHTRKTEVNSAAENVEETGVSSVKGRTKREFMCDICGRTLPKLYSLRIHMLKHTGVKPHACKVCGKTFTYKHGLKMHLALHEVQKQFKCDLCEKSFVTKRSLQEHMSIHTGESKYLCTICGKSFHRASGLSKHIKKHQPKPEVRGYQCTQCEKSFYEARDLRQHMNKHLDVKPFQCQFCGKCYSWKKDWYSHVKSHSVTDPYRCNVCGKEFYEKALYRRHVKKATHGKKGRAKQNLERVCEHCGRKFTQLREYRRHMNNHQGVKPFECLTCGVAWADARSLKRHVRTHTGERPYVCPVCNEAYIDARTLRKHMTKFHRDYVPCKIMLEKDTLQFHNQGTQVEHAISILAADMQEQETEISVDGEEIETVVVTGDTLEAIEAVATTEPCTSVSTLSDQSIMQVVNYVLAQQQGQKMAEVTQAMETVEVEVDVTETD, from the exons ATGATGGCTGAGCTTAGGAACT GTATTCTTAAGCAGGTTAAAGATTACATTAAAGAATGCAGCAAGTGCCAGGAAAAGCTAGATCGTTCTAGATCTCTGTCAGATCCTTCAGAAATGCTGGAAGAGCTTGGACTGGATGTAAAATCTCACGAAGACAGTAATGAAACAGATGATGAAGTGAGTAATGCGGCATCAATCCCAGCTGCATCCCCAAAGCCTGTGAAGAAGAAGCCAATAGCGAAACATGAGCTTGTATTT GTTGACAGTAAGGGCCTTGTGAAGCAGTCATCTTCCAAACATTGTCTGTCAGTCTTAAACCAACTGAATCAGCAGAGGCTTTCCAATCAGTTCTGTGATGTGACTCTGCTGATTGAAGGAGAGGAGTACAAAGCTCACAAATCTGTCTTGGCAGCCAACAGCGAGTACTTCCGAGAGCTCTTCATTGAGAAGGGAGCTGTCTCTAGTCATGAAGCTGTAGTGGATCTGTCAG GATTTTGCAAGTCAAGTTTCCTTCCGCTATTGGAATTTGCTTATACTTCAGAATTAACTTTTGACTTCTGTAGTATGGCAGAACTGGCCATGCTTGCCCGGCACCTCCTCATGTCAGAGGTTCTCGAAATCTGTGAGAACGTGCACAAACAAATGGAAGACAAACAAATTACAGTGTACCAAAAGGGAGATATTCAGACAGTAGACTCAACACAAAATTTAGCAGAGCAGACTGCAGTTGAGATGCCTCATGTGGACAGTGCTGAGCAACCTCTGCCAGTAAAGCTGGCAGCCAGCAaagtggcagcagctgtgaatGGAGCTGCATCCTCTGTTGAGCcagaggaggaagcagaacaCCAGCCTGGCATCCTGCCCCCAGGGCCTGTGGAGGCCTCTCCTGATGATCTTTCAAAGCCTGTGGAGCAGTCCAAAGCAATTGAAAATGGTGTCAAAATGCAGCTGGTAGAGAGCATTTCAGACAGCCCCATGTCTGCCAGGCATCCTGAGCCGTCTGTTGTGGAAGCCATGGATACAGAAAGTCCATTGGAAAAGGAGACAGATGAAAATGGAAGTTGTAAAGTAAATGCAGAGACTATTTCTGAAGACTCCTCAGAAATGCTCAAGGAAAAGCGCGACAGGCAGAGTAGAGAACAGAGCCTTTCAGCTTCACCACCAGAAAGCTTGGCTTCCAGCCAGGATGACACTTACAAAAGCAAGCTTCGGCAGCGGTCTGTTAGTGAAGGTGGATACATCAGATTGCATAAAGGAATCgagaaaaaactgcagaacagaaagacaAATCCTAAATCTGCAATACAGCAG GTTGCCATGAAGCTGgttcagagagggaaaaaaatgaaacagcccAAAAGAGAGACCGCAGAAAATAACGAAGTAGAAGCTCAGCACAAATGCACTGAGTGTGGAATGGTGTTCCAGCGACGCTATGCACTTATCATGCACACACTGAAACATGAAAGGTCTAAAGAATTTAAGTGCCCA ttgTGTAAAAAAGAATTCCAGTATGGTGCCTCCCTGCGAGCCCATCTTGTCCGACACACGCGGAAGACTGAAGTGAACTCTGCAGCTGAGAACGTAGAAGAGACAGGCGTGTCCTCAGTGAAAGGGAGAACTAAACGGGAATTCATGTGTGATATATGTGGGAGAACTCTACCTAAGCTCTATTCTCTCAGGATACATATGCTCAAACATACCGGTGTAAAACCACATGCTTGCAAG GTTTGTGGAAAGACCTTTACGTATAAGCATGGATTAAAAATGCACTTAGCTCTCCATGAAGTACAGAAACAGTTCAAGTGTGATTTGTGTGAGAAGTCCTTTGTCACAAAAAGAAGTCTTCAGGAACACATGAGCATTCATACTG gaGAATCCAAGTATCTTTGCACCATCTGTGGAAAATCTTTCCACAGGGCTTCGGGACTCAGTAAACACATAAAGAAACACCAGCCAAAGCCTGAAGTTCGGGGATATCAGTGTACTCA ATGTGAAAAGAGTTTCTATGAAGCTAGGGATCTCCGTCAGCATATGaataaacatttagatgtgAAGCCATTTCAGTGCCAGTTCTGTGGAAAATGTTACAGTTGGAAGAAAGATTGGTATTCTCATGTGAAGTCTCACTCTGTCACAGACCCTTATAG GTGTAATGTATGTGGTAAAGAATTTTATGAGAAAGCTTTGTACAGAAGACATGTGAAGAAAGCCACGCATGgtaaaaaaggaagagcaaaacaaaacctggaACGAGTTTGTGAGCATTGTGGAAGAAAATTCACACAGCTCCGAGAATATAGGAGGCACATGAACAATCATCAAG GCGTGAAGCCATTTGAATGTCTAACCTGCGGAGTCGCCTGGGCTGATGCACGCTCACTGAAGCGGCACGTGAGGACGCATACTGGAGAACGACCGTACGTCTGTCCGGTTTGCAACGAAGCTTACATAGATGCCCGGACGCTAAGAAAGCATATGACCAAGTTTCATAGGGACTACGTACCCTGTAAAATTATGCTGGAAAAAGATACTCTTCAGTTTCATAACCAGGGGACGCAGGTGGAGCACGCCATCAGCATTTTAGCAGCAGACATGCAGGAACAAGAAACTGAGATTAGTGTCGATGGTGAGGAGATAGAAACTGTGGTGGTGACTGGAGACACGCTTGAGGCAATTGAAGCAGTTGCAACTACTGAACCATGTACATCGGTCTCCACTCTTTCTGACCAAAGCATCATGCAGGTGGTGAATTATGTACTTGCACAGCAGCAAGGACAGAAAATGGCCGAAGTTACTCAGGCCATGGAAACCGTAGAGGTAGAAGTAGATGTTACAGAGACAGACTGA
- the PCNP gene encoding PEST proteolytic signal-containing nuclear protein isoform X1 has protein sequence MTLAQSAGRCSTRPGSRTHPPEVRHTCASCSSPALPARFPLSSEPLRLSMAVGGAGGGGAAASRRACAAREAEAGENGGRQSGGGEGEAAAARRSNGGESSSRSAEKRAANEEAEDFTTKPAPAKMSKFGFSIGSQTSKKASAISIKLAANKPKEPVPTLAPKTLSVAAAFNEDEDSEPEEMPPEAKMRMKNIGRDTPTSAGPNSFNKGKHGFSDNQKLWERNIKSHLGNIHDQENN, from the exons ATGACTTTGGCGCAGTCCGCAGGGCGTTGCTCGACTCGGCCCGGCTCTCGCACCCACCCGCCGGAAGTGCGCCACACATGCGCCTCCTGCAGTTCTCCCGCCCTCCCCGCACGGTTTCCGCTGTCGTCAGAGCCTCTGCGCCTCTCCATGGCCGTGGGAGgagcgggaggcggcggggccgcggcgTCGCGGCGCGCATGCGCAGCGCGGGAGGCGGAGGCGGGGGAAAATGGCGGACGGCAGAGCGGAGGGGGAGAAGGCGAGGCGGCCGCCGCCCGCAGGAG TAATGGAGGGGAAAGTTCGAGTCGCAGCGCAGAGAAACGGGCAGCtaatgaagaagctgaagacTTCACCACAAAGCCTGCCCCTGCCAAAATGTCCAAGTTTGGATTTTCCATAGGCAGTCAGACATCAAAGAAGGCATCTGCAATATCCATCAAACTAGCAGCAAAT AAGCCTAAAGAGCCCGTTCCAACCCTTGCTCCAAAAACCCTTTCTGTAGCAGCGGCTTTCAATGAAGATGAAGAT AGTGAACCAGAAGAAATGCCTCCAGAAGCTAAGATGCGTATGAAGAACATTGGAAG gGATACACCAACCTCAGCAGGACCAAATTCCTTCAATAAAGGAAAGCATGGGTTTTCTGACAACCAGAAGCTATGGGAGCGAAATATAAAATCTCATCTTGGAAATATCCATGACCAAGAGAATAACTAA
- the PCNP gene encoding PEST proteolytic signal-containing nuclear protein isoform X2, whose translation MADGRAEGEKARRPPPAGGPEEEAEKPVKTKTVSSSNGGESSSRSAEKRAANEEAEDFTTKPAPAKMSKFGFSIGSQTSKKASAISIKLAANKPKEPVPTLAPKTLSVAAAFNEDEDSEPEEMPPEAKMRMKNIGRDTPTSAGPNSFNKGKHGFSDNQKLWERNIKSHLGNIHDQENN comes from the exons ATGGCGGACGGCAGAGCGGAGGGGGAGAAGGCGAGGCGGCCGCCGCCCGCAGGAG GACCtgaagaagaggcagaaaaaccTGTGAAAACTAAGACTGTTTCTTCCAGTAATGGAGGGGAAAGTTCGAGTCGCAGCGCAGAGAAACGGGCAGCtaatgaagaagctgaagacTTCACCACAAAGCCTGCCCCTGCCAAAATGTCCAAGTTTGGATTTTCCATAGGCAGTCAGACATCAAAGAAGGCATCTGCAATATCCATCAAACTAGCAGCAAAT AAGCCTAAAGAGCCCGTTCCAACCCTTGCTCCAAAAACCCTTTCTGTAGCAGCGGCTTTCAATGAAGATGAAGAT AGTGAACCAGAAGAAATGCCTCCAGAAGCTAAGATGCGTATGAAGAACATTGGAAG gGATACACCAACCTCAGCAGGACCAAATTCCTTCAATAAAGGAAAGCATGGGTTTTCTGACAACCAGAAGCTATGGGAGCGAAATATAAAATCTCATCTTGGAAATATCCATGACCAAGAGAATAACTAA
- the ZBTB11 gene encoding zinc finger and BTB domain-containing protein 11 isoform X1, whose product MSSEESYLAILRYLTNEREPYAPGTEGNAKRKIRKAAACYVVRGGTLYYQRRQRDQQRFAELEVVLQAERRARLIRAAHLAPDGAHRTRLQTWQGLSQKYWWRGILKQVKDYIKECSKCQEKLDRSRSLSDPSEMLEELGLDVKSHEDSNETDDEVSNAASIPAASPKPVKKKPIAKHELVFVDSKGLVKQSSSKHCLSVLNQLNQQRLSNQFCDVTLLIEGEEYKAHKSVLAANSEYFRELFIEKGAVSSHEAVVDLSGFCKSSFLPLLEFAYTSELTFDFCSMAELAMLARHLLMSEVLEICENVHKQMEDKQITVYQKGDIQTVDSTQNLAEQTAVEMPHVDSAEQPLPVKLAASKVAAAVNGAASSVEPEEEAEHQPGILPPGPVEASPDDLSKPVEQSKAIENGVKMQLVESISDSPMSARHPEPSVVEAMDTESPLEKETDENGSCKVNAETISEDSSEMLKEKRDRQSREQSLSASPPESLASSQDDTYKSKLRQRSVSEGGYIRLHKGIEKKLQNRKTNPKSAIQQVAMKLVQRGKKMKQPKRETAENNEVEAQHKCTECGMVFQRRYALIMHTLKHERSKEFKCPLCKKEFQYGASLRAHLVRHTRKTEVNSAAENVEETGVSSVKGRTKREFMCDICGRTLPKLYSLRIHMLKHTGVKPHACKVCGKTFTYKHGLKMHLALHEVQKQFKCDLCEKSFVTKRSLQEHMSIHTGESKYLCTICGKSFHRASGLSKHIKKHQPKPEVRGYQCTQCEKSFYEARDLRQHMNKHLDVKPFQCQFCGKCYSWKKDWYSHVKSHSVTDPYRCNVCGKEFYEKALYRRHVKKATHGKKGRAKQNLERVCEHCGRKFTQLREYRRHMNNHQGVKPFECLTCGVAWADARSLKRHVRTHTGERPYVCPVCNEAYIDARTLRKHMTKFHRDYVPCKIMLEKDTLQFHNQGTQVEHAISILAADMQEQETEISVDGEEIETVVVTGDTLEAIEAVATTEPCTSVSTLSDQSIMQVVNYVLAQQQGQKMAEVTQAMETVEVEVDVTETD is encoded by the exons ATGTCCAGCGAGGAGAGCTACCTGGCCATCCTCCGCTACCTCACCAACGAGCGGGAGCCCTACGCGCCGGGCACGGAGGGCAACGCCAAGCGGAAGATCCGCAAAGCGGCCGCCTGCTACGTGGTGCGCGGCGGGACCCTCTACTACCAGCGGCGGCAGCGGGACCAGCAGCGCTTCGCCGAGCTCGAGGTGGTGCTGCAGGCCGAGCGCCGCGCCCGCCTCATCCGCGCCGCCCACCTGGCGCCCGACGGCGCGCACCGCACCCGCCTGCAGACCTGGCAGGGGCTCTCGCAGAAGTACTGGTGGCGAG GTATTCTTAAGCAGGTTAAAGATTACATTAAAGAATGCAGCAAGTGCCAGGAAAAGCTAGATCGTTCTAGATCTCTGTCAGATCCTTCAGAAATGCTGGAAGAGCTTGGACTGGATGTAAAATCTCACGAAGACAGTAATGAAACAGATGATGAAGTGAGTAATGCGGCATCAATCCCAGCTGCATCCCCAAAGCCTGTGAAGAAGAAGCCAATAGCGAAACATGAGCTTGTATTT GTTGACAGTAAGGGCCTTGTGAAGCAGTCATCTTCCAAACATTGTCTGTCAGTCTTAAACCAACTGAATCAGCAGAGGCTTTCCAATCAGTTCTGTGATGTGACTCTGCTGATTGAAGGAGAGGAGTACAAAGCTCACAAATCTGTCTTGGCAGCCAACAGCGAGTACTTCCGAGAGCTCTTCATTGAGAAGGGAGCTGTCTCTAGTCATGAAGCTGTAGTGGATCTGTCAG GATTTTGCAAGTCAAGTTTCCTTCCGCTATTGGAATTTGCTTATACTTCAGAATTAACTTTTGACTTCTGTAGTATGGCAGAACTGGCCATGCTTGCCCGGCACCTCCTCATGTCAGAGGTTCTCGAAATCTGTGAGAACGTGCACAAACAAATGGAAGACAAACAAATTACAGTGTACCAAAAGGGAGATATTCAGACAGTAGACTCAACACAAAATTTAGCAGAGCAGACTGCAGTTGAGATGCCTCATGTGGACAGTGCTGAGCAACCTCTGCCAGTAAAGCTGGCAGCCAGCAaagtggcagcagctgtgaatGGAGCTGCATCCTCTGTTGAGCcagaggaggaagcagaacaCCAGCCTGGCATCCTGCCCCCAGGGCCTGTGGAGGCCTCTCCTGATGATCTTTCAAAGCCTGTGGAGCAGTCCAAAGCAATTGAAAATGGTGTCAAAATGCAGCTGGTAGAGAGCATTTCAGACAGCCCCATGTCTGCCAGGCATCCTGAGCCGTCTGTTGTGGAAGCCATGGATACAGAAAGTCCATTGGAAAAGGAGACAGATGAAAATGGAAGTTGTAAAGTAAATGCAGAGACTATTTCTGAAGACTCCTCAGAAATGCTCAAGGAAAAGCGCGACAGGCAGAGTAGAGAACAGAGCCTTTCAGCTTCACCACCAGAAAGCTTGGCTTCCAGCCAGGATGACACTTACAAAAGCAAGCTTCGGCAGCGGTCTGTTAGTGAAGGTGGATACATCAGATTGCATAAAGGAATCgagaaaaaactgcagaacagaaagacaAATCCTAAATCTGCAATACAGCAG GTTGCCATGAAGCTGgttcagagagggaaaaaaatgaaacagcccAAAAGAGAGACCGCAGAAAATAACGAAGTAGAAGCTCAGCACAAATGCACTGAGTGTGGAATGGTGTTCCAGCGACGCTATGCACTTATCATGCACACACTGAAACATGAAAGGTCTAAAGAATTTAAGTGCCCA ttgTGTAAAAAAGAATTCCAGTATGGTGCCTCCCTGCGAGCCCATCTTGTCCGACACACGCGGAAGACTGAAGTGAACTCTGCAGCTGAGAACGTAGAAGAGACAGGCGTGTCCTCAGTGAAAGGGAGAACTAAACGGGAATTCATGTGTGATATATGTGGGAGAACTCTACCTAAGCTCTATTCTCTCAGGATACATATGCTCAAACATACCGGTGTAAAACCACATGCTTGCAAG GTTTGTGGAAAGACCTTTACGTATAAGCATGGATTAAAAATGCACTTAGCTCTCCATGAAGTACAGAAACAGTTCAAGTGTGATTTGTGTGAGAAGTCCTTTGTCACAAAAAGAAGTCTTCAGGAACACATGAGCATTCATACTG gaGAATCCAAGTATCTTTGCACCATCTGTGGAAAATCTTTCCACAGGGCTTCGGGACTCAGTAAACACATAAAGAAACACCAGCCAAAGCCTGAAGTTCGGGGATATCAGTGTACTCA ATGTGAAAAGAGTTTCTATGAAGCTAGGGATCTCCGTCAGCATATGaataaacatttagatgtgAAGCCATTTCAGTGCCAGTTCTGTGGAAAATGTTACAGTTGGAAGAAAGATTGGTATTCTCATGTGAAGTCTCACTCTGTCACAGACCCTTATAG GTGTAATGTATGTGGTAAAGAATTTTATGAGAAAGCTTTGTACAGAAGACATGTGAAGAAAGCCACGCATGgtaaaaaaggaagagcaaaacaaaacctggaACGAGTTTGTGAGCATTGTGGAAGAAAATTCACACAGCTCCGAGAATATAGGAGGCACATGAACAATCATCAAG GCGTGAAGCCATTTGAATGTCTAACCTGCGGAGTCGCCTGGGCTGATGCACGCTCACTGAAGCGGCACGTGAGGACGCATACTGGAGAACGACCGTACGTCTGTCCGGTTTGCAACGAAGCTTACATAGATGCCCGGACGCTAAGAAAGCATATGACCAAGTTTCATAGGGACTACGTACCCTGTAAAATTATGCTGGAAAAAGATACTCTTCAGTTTCATAACCAGGGGACGCAGGTGGAGCACGCCATCAGCATTTTAGCAGCAGACATGCAGGAACAAGAAACTGAGATTAGTGTCGATGGTGAGGAGATAGAAACTGTGGTGGTGACTGGAGACACGCTTGAGGCAATTGAAGCAGTTGCAACTACTGAACCATGTACATCGGTCTCCACTCTTTCTGACCAAAGCATCATGCAGGTGGTGAATTATGTACTTGCACAGCAGCAAGGACAGAAAATGGCCGAAGTTACTCAGGCCATGGAAACCGTAGAGGTAGAAGTAGATGTTACAGAGACAGACTGA